From the genome of Aedes albopictus strain Foshan unplaced genomic scaffold, AalbF5 HiC_scaffold_125, whole genome shotgun sequence:
GCTATTCTCACGGCGTATTTCCTTTGCGATTCGCAGGAGTTTTATGAGTCTTAGCTAATACGCTGTTCGCCGAATGAGGTCTGCATAGGATCCAAATTTGTTTTAATTACATGTCATTAAATTCTGCAACTGGAGACACTATACACGCAACCGTAGTtcatcttctttcttcttctcctgCTTCGAAATTTTCCGCGATTGCACCTGGCCACAATTCAGGACCTTTCTTCAGCCAGTCTGGACCATTCCACCAGAGCTCGTTGTGGACAATATCTCCAGGGTTCAGTCCACGAGCTATAAGGTCCGCAGGGTTGTCTAATCCAGCTACATGTCTCCAGTTCTTTCCATCCGTTATACCCTGAATCTTCGCCACTCTGTTAACGACGAAGGTGGTCCATATCGCGGGAGTAGCTGCAATCCAACACAACACACATGTTGAATCCGTCCAAAAGTAAGCCGGGACTGACAATCTAGTGAAAGAAGAGCTCCACAAAGTTCCAGACGTGGGATTGATTGACTGCGTAGTGGTGCTACTTTAGATTGGGATGACAGAAGATGAATTTGGACTGTTCCGTTGCTGTCTTGACTTCTAATATAGATGCATGCACCATTAGCTCTTTCAGAGGCGTCCGAAAAACAGTGTAGTTTAACTGAAATGGCATTTTGGGACTACGACGCAGCGGTTAACACGAATTTGGTTCAACAGTGggagtttttcatgaaatttccgcCAGGACTCACCCACCGTTAAAGGTACTGGCTGGTCCCAATCGAAGTTCTTGCCATTTGCACCTTGCAGCGTCCACAATTGCTGCATAAAGATTTTGGCAGCAACCGTCGTGGCACCAATTAGACCAAGAGGATTGACAAGAGTGGCTATCAACGATAGAATTCGTCGTTTTGTGAGTGGTACGTCAGCCTCCAGCGATGGAATCTCGAACTGAAACCGGAGTGTATCAGTAATGGGCATCCAAGTCAATCCCAGAGTCTTAACGAATTGGTCAGGGTTCAGATCAACTCCAGTGGTATCCAGTATTGCCAGATTTTCCGTGGATTCTCCGACAGTTGGTTTCTTAGACAAGTGGCAGTACTAACGTCGTCCGTTCCGGtgatgacttcatccatgtagaCGTCTTCACGAATTGCTCTTGCCGCGAGCGGAAAATTAGTTTCTTCAACAGCTGCCAATTGTTGAAGAGTCCGGGTTGCCAAAAACGGTGCAGGCTTCGTTCCATACGTTACGGTATTCAGCTCAAACACCGTAACTTCCTTATCGGGTGAAAACCGGTAAAGGATAGATTGTGACGGTCTGTCCTCTGATGTAGTGAGTATCTgtcggaacattttctcgacgtcCGATACGAGAAGAATCTGTTTCGTCCGACTCTGCAGGATTATGGACCTCAAATCTTCCTGCACTACTGGCCCTACCAGAAGTGCATCATTCAAGGACACTCCGGGTGATGTCTTGCAAGAAGCGTCAAAGACAACTCTAACCTTAGTGGTGGTACTGGCTTCCTTGACCACCGGATGATGAGGTAGGAAACACCGTttacgggattcctcatcggCACCTTCGATCTTCCGCATATGTCCCAACATTAGGTACTCTTCCATAAACGCGACGTACTGCTTTCGCAAATTCTCGTCCCTAGCCAATCTTCGTTCCGTTCCTAGCAGACGCCGGTAGGCGATTTCCCGTGATTCGCCCAGATTTGGAAGGATATCTGCATTTTTGGGTAAGGGAACTGTGTATCGACCGTCTGAACCTCGTTGGACTCCTCGTTGAAACATCTTCGCACAATTTCTCCTCCGGTGAATAGaaatttcggaattcctcctcTTTGCAGGACCAGAAACGTTCCATCAACCGTTCTAGCTCCGTGGATGCTGAGAAATGGCAGTTGATCTGATGGGATTTGTTGGGAGAAGAGTAGCCACCACAGACTACCCATCCGAATACCGATTCCGTGAGGGTTGGTAGATGATTTCCGATGAAAGCCTCCGCCCAGTTTCGAAGAACTCGAAAAAGGCTTCGATACCGAGGAACAGATCGACTTCTTTGGATTGGAAGAATGCTGGTTCCGCCAGTTGGATTCCGTCTGGTAGATTCCACCCTCCGGTGTTGATGAAACCCGCGAGCGCAGAACCATTTGGATTGAGTGTTTAACCTTCGTGACTCCTTGTCCTATGCCGAGGACCGAAACATTGACCTTCTTCCTGGAGACCTTCATCCGCTGGGAATGTCGTTCGGATACGAAGTTGCTTTCTGACCCAGAGTCCAAAAGAGCTCGAGCGTTGAACCTAACACCAATATCATCTTCGACAACAACTACTGCGGTTGCAAGCAGGATTCTTGATGATACCTGAGCAACGTTACATGCCGAAACGTCTGTAGCCACCACGTTGACCACTTATGTAGGATTGGAGCTTGTGGATCCATGTGAAACCTGGGAATTCGTTGGATGGTTGCCCCCAGCAACCGCCGTCGTGACGTTATTGTCCTTCTGCGCTCTGAAGTATATCAGAGTATGTTGTCGCTTCTTGCAGATCCGACAGGACAACTTAGATTGGCAATCCTTCGTCTGGTGCCCAGATCGGAAGCAGTTTCTGCAAAGTCCTTTGGATTTCAGCAACGAGTCCCTGTCCGCCACGGATAATTGTAGGAAAGCGGAACATTGGTATAGAAGATGGCTATCCTTACAAGCCATACATCTTCCTGGGTTCGGTTGAACCGAGTTGCAGCTCGTTTTCACTGTCGGTAACTTAGGTTTGGGTGAAGGTAATGGAGGATGGGACCTGGGGTCCGCCGGTCTTGGCGGAAGCGATTCTAGAACTTGAAttcgtttccgaaggaattcgatTAGGTCCTCTAGTGAATCTTGTTCCTTAGTAGCCGCACATTCTTCCCATGCGCGGCGGGTGTATGGGTCCAGGCGCATAATATACTAACAAGTTCTTATAGTCGGCCGGATTCACGATTTGATCGTGCGTTTGGACGATCCGATCGAAACCTTCTACTAGAGTTCGCAACTCGGATATGGATTCCATGGAGAGGGTCAGAAGCTTGAACAAAGCTTGAACTTGCTTCTTCTCCCGCAACTTGTTGTTGTTGTATCGCTTACACAAGGTGTCCCAAGAGATCTGATAATTGACTTTGGTAATCTTCAGCGAATCGACCATACTTTTCGGTTCACCTTGAAGACATCCTTTCAAGTAATGGAATTTCTCCACATTTGGCAAATCGGTTCTCCAGTAAATCAATGAggtgaataaatccctgaagctcAACCATTCATCGATTTCCCCGCTGAACGTTTGCAGCTTGATCTGCGGTAAACGAACGTGATCGAGAACACCCAGCATAGACGGTTCACGAACGGATTGTTCCAAATCGGACGGCTCATGCAGTTCCTTAACCTTATCCTTCAAAAAGGATTCCCTTTATAGTACCGTTCGCTTATTTTCACCCGCAGTTTCTCGAAACACTTCTCCTCGTCTTCAAAATCTTCATGCGATTTCGGTTCCACTGAAGCGCCACTGAATTTCTCCCATAACGTATCAATTTTCTCCAAACGAACTTCAACTTGTGAAGCTGTAGTCTGGTCatcgaatttctggatgaaagatGCAATGTCGTCAAAGGAAAGCGTTATGTCCTCCAACTGCATCTGCAGCTGCCGCAGAGATGCTCCTTTCCTTGTAGTGGGTGCCATATTGTGACATCAGTAGAGTGGTACAGGAAGATATTATGTAATATTCCGCGTGTCGACTTGCTTCGGCGGACATATACTGTCAAATTCACTGACCTAACAGACCAGGTAACTGTTCAAAATCCAATTTAATCAACACGCTTCAAAATTCCGATGACGTCACTTCAATAATGGTATGGCAGCGGCTCAATTCCAGTTGAGGTTCAGAGAAGAGGAGAAAGCAGGGTGTAATATCCGGAGAACCTTGGCTTCGACCGGGCATATACTGCGGCAACCTACCTGGAGGTACCTACAGCGGCACCAATCCCGGATTCCGATACTTCTGACCAAATGCAGCAAAGCTTAGCGATTGATCATCAATTACATGGCTCCAACAATCAAGTTCAAATTTCGTGGTAGTTTGAAGAGGAATAATCCAAGAGTCGAGAATGCTTGATGGATTTACTTCCAGCAGACTTGCTCTTACGAGCAGTTCTCAAACAGGGCTTGCGTGGCAGGAAATGAAGAGGATTCGCAGAGAATTCATTCAAAATTGTGTAATATCTGTACGCCTAGCTTCGGCAGTGCACTACACATACTAAAGTTCACTCACCAAGAAGAGAGGAGGATGGCTTTCCCTCTTCCTAACTGTCCACCGCAAGCGTTCACTATTGTCCGCTACCAGCCCTGTGATGTCCATACACGGGTGGTGTGTGTGACGAACGATCCAACGCAGCCTCCAATGGTTGACGGTTGATACTACGTCAACGGGATTTTCTATATAATGAACCAAGGAACACGATATACGGTTCACATGATCCGTTACGAGCCATGTCagttaatttcaataaattatttgcCGCATTTGACTTTAACTCTTCTGTTACAAGTTTTCAACAAAGGGTCACTGAACATTGCCAGGTGAGAAGCTCTCCAATTTAATTTACATCCATAAGTGGTGCTTCCTGTTTGTTCTTTCCTTTTTTTTCGAGGGGCTACGACGAAATTATGCTCAATTTTTTGTATGCCGAAATACCAAAACACCACAACTGTTCAGCGCGGATAAGGAGTAAATTGTATTGGAAGACTATTTAGTGTTAATTTGACGAAATTTTAGAAGTTTATGtttaaaatttaagttcacttttatgtattTTTATTTGTGTAATTGTGTATTTGAAAAGATATGAGGTTTTTATGCCAATTTGAGCATGGCTATATGATGAAGGGTAAACTCAAACTGGCTTTTCCCCtcttcacaaaaaaataaaaatcattaaGGCTTCAAGCCACAtggaatgaaaaaataaataaataaataaataaatgacggTTGTCGCTTGCATCCATGCAACGAGTCCAATAGCATGCATCGAAAAATGGTGTTAATAACTTGCAAGCATTGCTTCGGCTAGACATACACCGAACTAATGAGTAATTACCTGAGAGACCAGATACTGCGGCCGGTTCGGTGCTCCAGCATAAAGCAGTTCCTCCGAAAATGTCCAATTCGTCAGGTAATCCAAAGTGGTTCATCCGGTCCGATCGCAATCCACCGACGGTCGTTTAACCATCAAATGACCATCGCTCCAGGACGGTTAGCAACAGCCTAAGTGCAATGGTTGAATTGGCGCAATGTAATTGCACAAAGCCGACATCGTTCCTTTATCCCGTGCGAAAGGCGTTGCTCAACAATAACTTGGCTCTGACGGCGATTCCTCAATTGTATCCTGGCTTCGATGGTGATTTACTACCGACGCGATGGCGACATCCTCGCGTTGCTGTACCGTAGCAACAATGGTGGTTTTACTTCCAACTGGTCCCCGGGTTTGCCACATCCAGTTCAAAAGACCAAAATGTTGCTTAGTCGGCTCTTACCCCTTTTCCATCGAGTGGAGATCCGTGCTACCGACTCCAACACTGACTGGACCGGTTGGTGGGTGTCACTTGCGGGTAGGAGGGGTAGATCATCCACTTCTTCGACGTAGAGTGTTTGGGGCTCGATATGGTGACCTGATACGTGTCCCTGGCTATCTCCTTGGGTTGTAGGTTTCCTCCGAAATCTCTTAGGTACCACAAAACACTTTATTTATAAAAAGACAACACtctacaaacttttttatttaacTAACCTACATTCATTATCGAAATTGCTACGGCAAGTATACCCGACGGCAAGCGGAAGAGCACTGGCTCCTGGCTGTCCTTTGGATCATCAGTTGACCCACGGTCATCTCCCGATAGAGTACCGTGTAGAGTTGCTTGCGGGTAGGTTCGGCAGGTCATCACTTTCATCGCTAATCAGATCTGCTCGCGTGATATTCGCCTCATAATACGTGGATGCTGTGCCTACTGCTGTTTCGAATACGGTGGCTATTACCCATCTCGATCGTAGTGCTTTTACAATGATGTTGTTTTTAACTAGGTCATCCATCGTCGGCCACAAACGAAAGCGAAAGCAAGTGCCTTCTGATGATCAGGGTTGTATCTTCTAGGGGTGATCTCCGTACAGGGTGTTTTTCGTataatgtccatcgcctaatattagtgattgttcaatgcttTTCTGTACACTGTACAGCCTCTGATAGAATACGGTGTTCTTTAGAACGATTGTTCAATCTAttattgtctgattgttttgttgagatgagGTTATTTTGAATCTTAGATTTGTGTTGAGATGAGATTATATtccttagattcttacaaaaaacaagtttaaattgtattgctgaggtttagactctaatagggtctgggaccatttgggcaggagcacctattctgggcacttgctgctataactcagtcaattttgaaccgattgaattgatttttgaatcACGATCAGATAcccacagtatctagccatgttcaaaaattcaagtcagtcggtttgaaattgactgagttatagcagcaagtgcccaaaattggtgctcctgcccaaatggtcccaaaccctatccattgaaaaaatcttaaattttaaaggaacccacaaaaaaagtttttgagctaAGCCTGCAAATCTCTACATGTGTTTTGATACTTTGAATTAGTTCAAAACTTTGAATAtaaaacttcgaaaaatccatacatACCTTCAATGACAATttcctgactgaaacaccaacatttgcatggtttacactcaattttaattctccagaatattcctcgatgaagaaaactaagtaattagaaattctgaaaatttaaaacaaattacatagtctgtgaatcaataccaaaacttacaactaaaagacaatgtataataaaataaaatgtatgaaagaactattgaagagaatctcatcaataatgcgacataatttgtttcgtttgaagATTCTTGTTTCCTgatttatatgtcaatgttgtcgaCGTGGACATTTGATGAACCCCCACCTCCCTCTCCATGGACAAGTGTGGACTTTTCGATAAACCCcttccccctccaagctgtccacgtggtatatggacggcccctaatcaGGTTTTtttgtggatgctatcgactgtttGTCCATAATCTGACTACATTTTATGAACATTCTATATGCATTCcataccaccagacgaagaacgatttttctaatccttgaaaaagatggcatagaccatcgaaacgtcgggcatagaGAACATATGTCGTTTTGATTGCACACCGAAGACTGCATGGCCGAAAGAAACCCTCaagtaatcaggaacttactggcgtcgttcctgatgtgctCGTGGCTCTTCTAGCCGgtctgtgacactttggaagcggtgtcgCTTtgattgtacagagttgcttccgaatgtgtggaatttctgaagtgcCCTTACCATCTCTGAAACGCCAAACGTTATAAAAACACCCTGACAACTGCTCTAGGACCCTCTGATAGCTCCCAAAAACCCTTCCTCCTTACAGTCTCATTTACTATTGTAGAAGAAGGATCAAAGTG
Proteins encoded in this window:
- the LOC134284435 gene encoding uncharacterized protein LOC134284435, with translation MFQRGVQRGSDGRYTVPLPKNADILPNLGESREIAYRRLLGTERRLARDENLRKQYVAFMEEYLMLGHMRKIEGADEESRKRCFLPHHPVVKEASTTTKVRVVFDASCKTSPGVSLNDALLVGPVVQEDLRSIILQSRTKQILLVSDVEKMFRQILTTSEDRPSQSILYRFSPDKEVTVFELNTVTYGTKPAPFLATRTLQQLAAVEETNFPLAARAIREDVYMDEVITGTDDVSTATCLRNQLSENPRKIWQYWIPLELI
- the LOC134284434 gene encoding uncharacterized protein LOC134284434 gives rise to the protein MAPTTRKGASLRQLQMQLEDITLSFDDIASFIQKFDDQTTASQVEVRLEKIDTLWEKFSGASVEPKSHEDFEDEEKCFEKLRDKVKELHEPSDLEQSVREPSMLGVLDHVRLPQIKLQTFSGEIDEWLSFRDLFTSLIYWRTDLPNVEKFHYLKGCLQGEPKSMVDSLKITKVNYQISWDTLCKRYNNNKLREKKQVQALFKLLTLSMESISELRTLVEGFDRIVQTHDQIVNPADYKNLLVYYAPGPIHPPRMGRMCGY